The following are encoded in a window of Megalobrama amblycephala isolate DHTTF-2021 linkage group LG19, ASM1881202v1, whole genome shotgun sequence genomic DNA:
- the LOC125254539 gene encoding tripartite motif-containing protein 16-like, with product MAEASVLWAREQFICPVCLDLLKDPVTIPCGHNYCMTCITDCWNHQDQKTVHICPQCRQTFAPRPALNKNTMLAEVVEKLKKTGVDTGLEGARATDVKCDVCTGRKHKAIKSCLVCLNSYCQNHLEQHENLFKGKRHYLMDATGQLQEMICSQHGRLLEVFCRTDQHCICTLCTMDKHKNHDIVPTEAERTEKERNLKKTQINYQQRIQEREKNIQELREAVECHKRSAQAAVKDSERIFTEIIRSIKGNRSEVTRLIRDQEKAAVSQAEGLLQRLEQEIADLRRRHAELEQLSHTDDHIHFLQGFQYLSAPLEPTKRITVTSPRSTNDIRQSICQLKEKIENFCKEEIQKISVKHISVVLRTRKDFLQYAHQFTLDPNTANKHIRLLEKNRVATYTDTVQRYSDHPHRFDVYYQVMCGESVSERCYWEVEWKGDVGISVSYKHISRKGTNTKCLFGYNDHSWSLFCSPSRYSFRHNDMETDIPAASICSRIGVYVDHSAGTLSFYGISDTMTLICRAQATFTQPLYPGFRLYNGSTVKLCDLTI from the exons ATGGCAGAGGCCAGTGTTTTATGGGCTCGGGAACAGTTCATCTGtccagtgtgtctggatcttctgaaggatccagtgaccattccctgtggacacaATTATTGTATGACATGTATTACGGACTGCTGGAATCATCAGGATCAGAAGACAGTCCACATCTGCCCacagtgcagacagaccttcGCTCCAAGACCTGCGTTAAATAAAAACACCATGCTGGCTGAagtggtggagaaactgaagaagactGGAGTTGACACTGGACTTGAAGGTGCGCGTGCAACAGATGTGAAGTGTGATgtctgtactggaagaaaacacaaagccatcaagtcctgtctggtgtgtctgAACTCTTACTGTCAAAACCACCTTGAACAGCATGAGAATTTGTTTAAAGGTAAGAGACATTATTTAATGGATGCCACTGGACAACTCCAGGAGATGATCTGCTCTCAACATGGTAGACTGCTAGAGGTGTTCTGTCGCACTGACCAGCACTGTATCTGTACACTGTGTACGATGGATAAACACAAAAATCATGACATTGTACCAACAGAAGCAGAGAGAACAGAGAAAGAG AGAAACTTGAAAAAAACACAGATAAACTACCAGCAGAGAATTCAGGAGcgagaaaaaaatattcaggAGCTGAGAGAAGCTGTTGAGTGTCATAAG cgctctgcacaggCAGCAGTGAAGGACAGCGAGAGGATCTTTACAGAGATAATCCGCTCCATTAAGGGAAACCGCTCTGAGGTGACACggctgatcagagatcaggaaaaggCCGCAGTGAGTCAAGCTGAAGGACTCTTGCagcgactggagcaggagattGCTGATCTGCGGAGGAGACACGCTGAGTTagagcagctttcacacacagacgatcacatccatttcctgcag GGGTTTCAGTATCTCTCTGCACCTCTTGAACCTACAAAGAGAATTACTGTCACTTCACCCCGCTCTACTAATGATATAAGACAATCTATCTGTCAGCTGAAAGAAAAAATTGAGAATTTCTGTAAAGAGGAGATCCAAAAGATTTCTG TTAAACACATCAGCGTTGTTCTAAGGACCAGAAAGgacttcctacaat ATGCTCATCAGTTCACACTTGATCCAAACACAGCGAATAAACACATTCGTCTGTTGGAGAAGAACAGAGTGGCTACTTACACTGACACAGTCCAGCGGTATTCTGATCATCCACACAGATTTGATGTTTATTATCAGGTGATGTGCGGAGAGAGTGTGTCTGAGCGTTGTTACTGGGAGGTGGAGTGGAAAGGTGATGTGGGTATATCAGTGTCATACAAGCACATCAGCCGGAAGGGAACAAATACAAAGTGTTTGTTTGGATATAATGATCATTCCTGGAGTTTGTTCTGCTCCCCCTCCAGATACTCATTTAGGCACAATGATATGGAGACTGACATCCCCGCAGCCTCCATCTGCtctagaataggagtgtatgtggatcacagtgcaggaactctgtccttctatgGCATCTCTGACACAATGACCCTTATCTGCAGAGCTCAGGCCACATTCACTCAGCctctctatcctgggtttaggCTGTACAATGGATCAACCGTAAAACTCTGTGATTTAACAATATAG